The following coding sequences lie in one Loxodonta africana isolate mLoxAfr1 chromosome X, mLoxAfr1.hap2, whole genome shotgun sequence genomic window:
- the LOC100673246 gene encoding G protein-coupled receptor associated sorting protein 3-like, whose protein sequence is MAEAEREATDIVKAKAGFETDAVAERKGVSEAKLATETKARALSEPTALVKGVAEAMPRSWARSGEEMNTDFGPRAEDEAAVVSGFSCVAEESTAPAARHKDETDTDAWFWAGEEASIGSWFWNGEEAGDQTKAKDGEEEEGEEWEEEEGEDWEEEEGEEWEEEEGEEWEDYEEEEEGEVIIGKWFWDGDKTSFDPNPRPVYRIVKPQVTCEIDERNRPKDRSEVTIWPNAPAEIPASLASGYQVPSRTRPFSYTAHSSAEKNTGSLPAAEAGLREGIFVCLQSIDAYPFDSETCTRAIEKIRGQIRIRELNGIGPFPCSCKMECRLNSENFEKLVSLLKSDADPVIHKIAQIAMGVIKVHPLAQQLINEMGVLTVIESLLHFQFPDMTRKAEITLNPISAEERQRRSILHVVHMCKETVSFPLSSPGQQSGLKELGQLSADPDHHVIVAAYLPELSRMLCLGNHKTRNLVLKVLLNMSENPLGATNMMTVQVLSALRFTCHPREAKAHLITVVAIFVNIKEHIRRGSVVVVNRVMYNEFRVIFREVKMIIEKL, encoded by the exons ATGGCTGAAGCAGAGAGGGAGGCTACTGACATAGTCAAGGCCAAGGCAGGGTTTGAGACAGATGCAGTAGCAGAGAGGAAGGGAGTGTCTGAGGCTAAGTTGGCTACTGAGACGAAGGCAAGAGCCCTGTCAGAGCCTACGGCTCTGGTCAAAGGCGTGGCTGAGGCCATGCCTAGATCCTGGGCCAGGTCAGGGGAGGAGATGAATACAGACTTTGGTCCCAGGGCTGAGGATGAGGCCGCTGTGGTATCTGGTTTTTCTTGTGTGGCTGAGGAGAGTACTGCACCTGCGGCCAGACACAAAGATGAGACTGATACTGATGCCTGGTTCTGGGCTGGGGAAGAGGCCAGTATCGGTTCCTGGTTCTGGAACGGGGAAGAGGCTGGTGATCAGACCAAGGCTAAGGACGGAG aggaggaggaaggggaggagtgggaggaggaggaaggggaggattgggaggaggaggaaggggaggagtgggaggaggaggaaggggaggagtgggaggactacgaggaggaggaggagggggaagtcATTATTGGGAAGTGGTTTTGGGATGGAGATAAAACTAGCTTTGACCCTAATCCTAGACCCGTGTACAGGATAGTTAAGCCCCAGGTAACGTGTGAAATTGATGAAAGAAATAGGCCCAAGGACCGGTCTGAGGTAACTATCTGGCCCAATGCCCCTGCTGAAATTCCGGCATCGTTGGCATCTGGATACCAGGTCCCTTCGAGGACAAGGCCTTTTTCATATACTGCCCACTCCTCGGCTGAGAAAAACACGGGTTCCCTGCCTGCGGCAGAAGCCGGTCTTCGTGAGGGCATTTTCGTATGCCTACAGTCTATAGACGCGTACCCATTTGATTCTGAGACTTGCACTCGGGCCATAGAGAAGATTAGAGGGCAAATCAGGATCAGGGAGCTGAATGGGATTGGGCCATTTCCTTGCTCTTGCAAAATGGAATGCCGCCTGAATTCTGAGAACTTTGAAAAACTTGTTAGCTTACTTAAGTCAGATGCTGATCCTGTCATTCATAAAATAGCTCAAATTGCAATGGGTGTCATCAAGGTTCATCCCCTTGCCCAACAGCTCATTAATGAGATGGGTGTGCTGACTGTTATTGAAAGCTTGCTCCATTTTCAATTCCCAGACATGACAAGAAAGGCTGAAATTACTCTGAATCCCATTTCTGCGGAGGAAAGACAACGCAGGAGTATATTACATGTTGTGCATATGTGTAAGGAAACCGTGTCTTTTCCCTTGAGTTCACCTGGTCAGCAATCTGGATTAAAGGAGTTAGGGCAGCTGAGTGCTGACCCTGACCATCACGTCATTGTTGCTGCTTACCTTCCAGAGCTTTCCCGTATGCTATGCCTGGGAAATCATAAAACCAGAAATCTGGTTTTGAAAGTACTTTTGAATATGTCTGAAAATCCCCTTGGAGCAACCAACATGATGACTGTTCAGGTATTGTCAGCATTAAGATTCACCTGTCACCCTAGAGAGGCAAAAGCCCACCTTATTACTGTCGTGGCCATATTTGTTAATATAAAGGAGCATATCAGAAGGGGATCGGTTGTAGTTGTTAATCGCGTGATGTATAATGAATTCAGGGTCATCTTCCGTGAAGTTAAAATGATTATTGAAAAATTGTAA